A section of the Virgibacillus sp. NKC19-3 genome encodes:
- a CDS encoding SagB family peptide dehydrogenase: MQVCPEWVVGEVYIGGVGLAEGYLNDSERTARVFIEHPSTGERLYKTGDLGRYIDNKNIELIGRIDTQIKKNGYRIEPGEIQHALNSHPNIKNSYIFQHDKSKELVGAVQLFNNKSFNLNYIREFLKSKLIDYMIPSRIITVDNIPLTINGKVDIKALHELIDNQQGQEIVNNTARYDNDIYNKLIKIVKEVLDKPNLGFNDNLLENGVNSIEMIKIVNQIEGDYYIRPDIEDFYKNPTIIGLHELIKEKKQNDANNSFPIKDELLKDPDKREEFKQNNSGFRQDLYDKTTIALLKTRTEKELEKVYESLSSTRNFYNELIKLEKFSNFIGILKSIYKRNNHKFLYGSAGATYPIQVYLSIKDNKIEMLEQGLYYYDPLDHNLKCISKGDIVGKNNYVHFINQPTFETSAFSLFFVAKMNSIKPLYGEKSLQFATIETGSMTQLLQLSAAESQIGICQIGDLETKHIKYNFNLDADHVLIHSLLGGNIKSNFTDENLIQKVFKPKVTFEEFEI, from the coding sequence TTGCAAGTTTGTCCAGAATGGGTAGTAGGTGAAGTCTACATTGGGGGTGTTGGTTTAGCAGAAGGGTATTTAAATGATTCTGAACGAACAGCCAGAGTATTTATTGAACATCCAAGTACAGGGGAGCGGCTTTATAAAACAGGTGATTTAGGTAGGTATATTGATAATAAAAACATTGAATTAATAGGTAGAATAGATACCCAAATTAAAAAAAATGGTTATAGAATTGAACCTGGAGAAATTCAACATGCTTTAAATTCTCATCCTAATATTAAAAATTCATATATTTTTCAGCATGATAAATCTAAAGAGTTGGTAGGGGCTGTACAATTATTCAATAATAAATCATTTAATCTAAATTACATTAGAGAATTTTTAAAAAGTAAACTAATTGATTATATGATACCGTCAAGGATAATTACTGTAGATAATATTCCATTAACTATAAACGGTAAAGTTGATATTAAGGCATTACATGAATTAATAGATAACCAACAAGGTCAAGAAATTGTAAATAATACTGCAAGATATGATAATGACATCTACAATAAGTTAATCAAAATTGTTAAAGAAGTACTTGATAAACCTAATCTAGGATTTAATGATAATTTACTGGAAAATGGAGTAAACTCAATCGAAATGATTAAAATAGTAAATCAAATCGAGGGTGATTACTATATTCGCCCAGATATAGAAGATTTTTATAAAAATCCAACAATAATTGGGTTACACGAATTAATTAAAGAAAAAAAACAAAATGATGCTAATAATAGTTTTCCCATTAAAGATGAATTATTAAAAGATCCTGATAAAAGAGAAGAATTTAAACAAAATAATTCTGGTTTTAGACAAGATTTATACGATAAAACAACTATCGCTCTACTAAAAACTAGAACTGAAAAAGAGTTAGAAAAGGTGTATGAATCACTTTCCAGTACAAGGAATTTTTATAACGAACTAATTAAACTAGAAAAATTTAGTAATTTTATTGGTATTCTAAAATCGATCTATAAAAGAAATAATCATAAATTCCTTTATGGTTCAGCTGGTGCTACCTACCCTATTCAAGTGTATTTAAGTATTAAGGATAATAAAATTGAAATGTTAGAACAAGGTTTATATTATTATGATCCATTAGATCATAATTTGAAATGTATTAGTAAGGGGGATATAGTTGGTAAAAATAATTATGTTCATTTTATTAACCAGCCAACCTTTGAAACTTCTGCGTTTTCACTTTTCTTCGTGGCAAAAATGAATTCCATTAAACCACTTTATGGTGAAAAAAGCTTACAATTTGCAACTATAGAAACAGGTTCAATGACTCAATTGCTTCAACTTTCTGCTGCAGAAAGTCAAATTGGTATTTGTCAAATCGGTGATTTAGAAACTAAACATATAAAATATAATTTTAATTTGGATGCTGATCATGTACTCATTCATTCTCTTTTGGGAGGAAATATAAAATCAAATTTCACAGATGAAAACCTAATCCAAAAAGTTTTTAAACCAAAAGTAACTTTCGAGGAGTTTGAAATATGA